A part of Acropora palmata chromosome 6, jaAcrPala1.3, whole genome shotgun sequence genomic DNA contains:
- the LOC141884863 gene encoding uncharacterized protein LOC141884863 produces the protein MASKAVILLCLMAIVGQLWAIPRPMPYDDDDDNEDDDGEEAGDESDDNINEDPTNANANMTMAPNMTMASNFTMALNMTTAAPTTVEPTDDDDDDDDDDSDDDSDDDSDGDDD, from the exons ATGGCTTCTAAAGCAGTGATTCTACTTTGTCTTATGGCAATCGTTGGCCAATTGTGGGCCATCCCTCGACCGATGCCTTACGACGATGATG ATGATAATGAGGACGACGATGGTGAGGAAGCCGGAGACGAAAGCGATGACAACATCAACGAGGATCCTACTAATGCAAACGCGAACATGACCATGGCACCCAACATGACCATGGCATCCAACTTCACTATGGCTCTTAACATGACCACTGCTGCTCCAACAACCGTAGAACCcacagatgatgatgatgatgatgatgatgatgacagtgaTGACGATAGTGATGATGATAGCGATGGTGATGATGACTAA